The Dermacentor silvarum isolate Dsil-2018 chromosome 11, BIME_Dsil_1.4, whole genome shotgun sequence region ACAACGGAACGCCCAAGACCAAGGTCATTTTTGCTGTCGGTGGTCCCGCCAAATTTTCCTTGCTAGGGCTCAACTGACAACAAATAGCCGAGCGGAGTGCACAGGCACCACAGTTTGTATCCGAATCTGATTGGTTTTCCGTTTATGAATTGCTTGCACTCGTGTTTTCCAAAATATTCACACATGCTCTCGTCGATACTGTAGCATTCAGAAAGCGGTGCAGGCAAAAGAAATTTGTCATTCAAATGCTTGAACAGCGGCCGCATCTTGGCAAATCTGTCATTCTGAGGTAGGCTGTTGTTGTCCGCAACATGGAGATGTGAAAAGATTGCTTCAAAACGGTTAGGCCTCATCGAGTTCGCAACGAGTTCGTTGTGGCAGTCATCGGAGATTTCCCATAACATTCTTCGGCGAGGTACCCACTAAGAAGAAGCACACCTATGTCACACTTCATTTCTTCTTCTGTAACTCCTAGGCTTCGATTTTTTTGGTCCGCATAGCGGTTAGTTTCCTGCACGAGAAGTGTGATGACGTCGCTGTCAAAAAATTTCTCGAATGCTTCTGCCGGAGTAACAAAACTTTCATCCTGTTGGTCGTCCGGCCACTCACTCTGGGGTAATTTTGACTTCAAATCCCACTTTTTCCATTTAGTGCTGGATTTAGTAACCTTTTTGGCTGGCtcaacatcgtcgtcgtctttaCTGGACGTATTGTCGAGGTCCACAATTTCTGCTCGAAGGACGCTTCCAGGCAAGCGAGCCATGTCAGTGTCATTTTCATCGCCGCTTTCTTCGTCAGTCACCATGGCTGCAAAATTTTCGGGCGGCAATATTGCCAGTGTAGAGGGCACGTTGCCTCCAAAGTCAACAATGTCTAGGACATCATTCAGACATCTCGGTGGTGCTCTGTTCGCATAGAACTGTGGACATGAGATTCCCTTCCCTAAAGAcaaaaaaagcagaaaacaagATGAGCTTGTAATCCGATTATCTACTTTGGTAAAATGTTCGCCAGTAAATGTTTTTATTATGTAGTTACAGATGCAAGCCATGCAGTGCGGCGGGAAAAAAACGGGACGCCGCTCCAACGCACGCGTCTCATCAAAGCCTGTTGTAGAATAACCGCCAAGCGAAAAAACGCGAACTAAAAAACAATCATTTATGATACACCAGATGGTGTAACGTGTCCTTGAGCGGCATGTGAATAAGCAGCACGGTGCTTATCCAAGGGGTAAAATATGTAGCAGTACGTTCCGTTCACTCACATCACCCCCTGATACCTTATTTGCCCAGTGTTCNNNNNNNNNNNNNNNNNNNNNNNNNNNNNNNNNNNNNNNNNNNNNNNNNNNNNNNNNNNNNNNNNNNNNNNNNNNNNNNNNNNNNNNNNNNNNNNNNNNNAACTATCGCAAGAAACATGCAGCGTTCGTACAATGACAAATCCGCTTGGTCCACGAGATCAGAAGACAGGTAGGCGATCATAAAAGGGTTCTGCATTAGGAGCCGAGGATACTTCCCCCCCtaagttccccccccccccaaagttcGCTTGCAAAATCAAAATGGCATTGCCCTCAGCATTCCTGTCAACCTTGCTTTAAAAACCAAACACTAAGGAAAAGCTGCAAAGACTGCCGTCATCATAGTGCTGGCAACGCCGGCGCACATGCACTCTGAACGCGGTGAAATCGGCCTATTGAACAGACCGCATACCTTAAACAGGTTTGCATCATAGGTGCATGGTGCCGTCTGAGAGAAGCGATGCACAAAGAGAGTCTCCAGTAGCCGCTTGACGTAGTGGATTGTCCAGCAGGCGGCTGCCACCCTGAAAGGCAAGATGTAACACATCAGCGTGAGAATGCATTCACGCAGGCTGGCATTACCAGGCTAACACGAAACAGTGTGCAAGTGCGACAGAAACGAAAGGAAGCTTTCCCTGCCTGCCACAGTGCAATTTCGCGGCGACTCGTCACCGACTGTCTCCCCAAGTAGAAGCTGTCGCTACTCTAGCCACCATACTGTCGCTGCTGGAGATACAATCACTTCCACGAGGTTTCGTTCATGTGACTTGACAACAGACGCATTGGAGTATACAGCCAACAGCGTTTCTGGCACTGTGCCGAGCTTGCTATCTTCacacagtgccagaaacactcTCGAACATCTCCTTCGACGCGTCGGGAGCAGAGTCATGCGAAATCTTGTGAAAGCTGATAATTGCACCAAAAGTCATTGCTTGAGAATATCGCCCCTGAATAAAGCCAACCATAGTGTTGCAAGGTTCGCTCCCCGTGAGAACTGGGGCGTGGTCATCGCCGAAATCCACAGCACGGTTCTCATCGGAGCTTCACTCCAATGAGAACACACCAGATGTGTAATGGCGCGACATCGCACTCTCCCCTGTCACGCTTCATTCCATGAGCATAGTACAAGGGGTCACACCAAGATAACACAAGAAATAAGGTAAAGATTTCGGTCGCCACTGTACACTGGTTGAATAGAAAAGTTGGCACTGCTGCAGATTCTTACACAGTCAAACATGAATATCACCAACACAAATATAATGAATTATTGGATACAACGAAGTAAATATAGAATTTTCTCGATATAAACATGTAAGAAATATGTGCTTATCATGAAGGCATTTTTGTGTCATGCGAACTTTTGAAAGAATTATCTGTTGCATAATCTCTGCACAGCAACAATTGAATTTGGCCTGCATTTTTGTTGTTCGGTTAGTTGCCCATTACAAATGATATTTGtttcaaatatttaaaaaaaattgcaaataGGAGGTGTTGCTTGACCATCATCTAGATTTAGTGGCACCTAGCTCAGTGCAATTTATTTGTGCACAAAAATTTATGCAACGAAATGAACAGTGACTGCAAAACATGCAACTCTGCTAAATAGACGCTCCGAGCGAAGCATTGTACACATTTTACCACAAATAGTCACTAAGAGAAGCCTTGCCAACAAATCCATGCCATCTTAGAAAAATACATGTACTCGCCATGATGCCCATGCTGTTTTTTAGCTATCGTGGTACCCATGTGCTTAGTACTGTAGCAAAGAATGAAGCTCGATGTTTCAATGTATCGAGTGAACAAAAGGCATTGCAAGGTTCTTTGAATGCACTAGCGCGCCAGACTGCACAGGAATGACCCTGcgacacttaaaaaaaaaaaaaagaatacgaacTTGACGGCAACGTCCACTTGGTGGCGTGATGCATACTGTCCGTATAACCACGCTGGCCTAGAGACAGTGATGAGGTACAGGGCCAAGGGTCCAAAGTACTCCACCATGAATACCTGCCGGGCACGGCACATATGAGAGGGACCCTCGCAAGAGCTTTTCAAATCAGCATTTATCGAGTTTACTGTTTAGGTTGTAGGAACGGGAGCAAGTACAAAAAAACTACGAAGAGCATGACAAGGGCTCcgacatgtctttttttttttttgcaaccatcATCAGCCTTATTTAAAATTCTACCATCTTACATGTCAAACCttgatctgattacgaggcacaccgtagccGGGGGCTCAgcattcattttgaccacctggggttcttcagcgGCAGGAATTATGGCACTGCAGCCCACATGTTAACACCTCAATTACAGTTCTAGCACGAGGTTCGTCACCTTGCTCAGGTCAAATGAGGCGAGTGGAGAAGCGCATTTGCAGGCTCAGTCTCGCATCAGCCGACACCACCCTGTGCCTGCACATGTCCCAGTTCCGTAACACCACCTAATTCTGTGCCTTCTTCGAGAACGTTCGCAcacctgccaactctcctgaaCTTCCCATAAACTTTACAAATTTAGGATCGTCATAGGCTTTTATTAATCTTGCACAAAATAAACTCtgctctgtaaaaaaaaaaaaaaaaaaaagggaaagttGGAATGACAggacagcaaaaagaaaagaatagtATAAGAGCATCAAATTGTGACTGTAGGTACGCTGCTTTCTAGTGGCAGCACAAAAAGCCTTATAACA contains the following coding sequences:
- the LOC119432651 gene encoding probable very-long-chain enoyl-CoA reductase art-1, which encodes MEIEVVAASSNKQVAKLHGLNQSTTILDVKKQVHRLKPKLYPERQSIKTDQKSKALKDESTLGDLRLQSGDRLYLKDLGPQIGWKTVFMVEYFGPLALYLITVSRPAWLYGQYASRHQVDVAVKVAAACWTIHYVKRLLETLFVHRFSQTAPCTYDANLFKFYANRAPPRCLNDVLDIVDFGGNVPSTLAILPPENFAAMVTDEESGDENDTDMARLPGSVLRAEIVDLDNTSSKDDDDVEPAKKVTKSSTKWKNHQQSRMHQRDASFGQLTDAA